The sequence below is a genomic window from Ensifer adhaerens.
TCGGGATTGAGCATCACCTCGACGATCGCGGGATCTTCCAGAAACGCGGCGATCGCGGACCCGAGGGCTGTGCGCAGCATCCGCGCACCGCGAAGGATCGCCTCCGATTTCTGGTGAGTTGCCGCCACGTCGTCCCCGTTCTCTTGCGGGTCCGCGATGGGCGGCCCTGGATCGGGGATGAGTAGAAGAGGCAGAAATCATGGCCTGACAACAACCATCATGTGGCCGTCGTACAGTGGCGTACAAAGACAGGGAAACGGCGGAACGCACGGATACTTGAGATGCGTAGATCAGTGATTATTCCGCGTCGTGCGCGGGCGGGATGTCTTCCGATATCTCTTGCCTGAGCTTCGGTCCCTGCGCGAGTCGTCGGCCGAGCGCGGTCACGAAGGCTTCATAGCGCTCCGACGCTTTGGCGCGTGCCGCGACCTGTGCCGGCTCCGGTAGCTGCGGGTTGGAGGTCAGCCAGAAGCGGATGAACACGGCGAGCGTCTCCACTGATATGCCGAGGTCGCGTTCCATGCGCGCCATGCGGCGGTCGAGTTGGTCGAGCCGCTTCGTAGTCGCCGCCTCCTGCCGTTCTGCCGCGTCGGGCGAGAGGAACGATGCGATGCCGGCCTCGGCAACCAACGACAACGAGAGGTCGCGTCGCGCTGCATGGGCGGCGAGCGCCTTCATGACATCCGGTTCGAGATAGACGGAGAGGCGCTGCTTCTTCGGAGGCTTGATCACTGGAGCCTCCTACAGTTCGATGCCGTCGCCCGGATCGAGCGAAGCCTGCCGGGCGACCTGGCGCATGGTCTGTGTCATGCGGCTGAGGCGGGCGGCATCCTCGTCAACGTCATCACGCGGATCGATCTCGAATTCGTTCTCGATCACCGGCTTTCGCTCGACGGTCTTGGTGCGGCTCAGCTCGGGCTGATGCCGGCGCTCTGAATCCGTCGGATCGTCATCGGCCACGTCGTCCACGGCGACGGGCCTATCCAGCACCGGCCGTTCGGGCAAAGCCAGCGTGCTCCAATCGTCTGCTCTTGCGCTCGCGGGTTTGGTCAGGCCGGGCGGCGTCAGGATGCGCTCCTGAAACCGCCGATCCTCATAGTAGCGGGCCTTCTTGGCGCGGATCGGCGGAATGCCGGCAACCATGACGATCTCGTCGGAGGGCGGGAGCTGCATGATCTCGCCGGGCGTCAGCAATTGCCGGGCGGTCTCCGAGCGCGACACCATCAAGTGGCCGAGCCAGGGCGAGAGGCGGTGACCGGCATAGTTCTTCATCGCCTTCATCTCGGTGGCGGTGCCGAGCGCATCCGAAACGCGTTTGGCGGTCCGCTCGTCATTGGTCGCGAAGCTGACCCGGACGTGGCAGTTGTCGAGGATCGAGTTGTTCGGCCCGTAAGCCTTTTCGATCTGGTTCAGCGACTGCGCGATGAGGAATGCTTTCAGGCCGTAACCCGCCATGAACGCCAGGGCGCTCTCGAAGAAGTCGAGGCGGCCGAGCGCGGGAAACTCGTCGAGCATGAGCAGCAGCCGATAGCGGTTTCCCTTCGCCTGCAGGTCCTCGGTCAAGCGCCGGCCGACCTGATTGAGGATCAGGCGGATCAGCGGCTTGGTCCGGTTGATGTCGGAGGGCGGCACAACGAGGTAGAGGGTGGTCGGATGCTTGCCACCGACCATGTCGGCGATGCGCCAGTCGCAGCGGCGCGTCACCTCGGCGACGACGGGATCGCGATACAGACCGAGAAACGACATCGCGGTGGACAGCACGCCGGACCGCTCGTTGTCCGATTTGTTGAGCAACTCGCGGGCCGCGCTGGCGATTACCGGGTGCGGACCGGCCTCGCCGAGATGGGCGGTCTTCATCATCGCCGCGAGGGTCGACTCGATCGGGCGCTTCGGATCCGACAGGAAGGCGGCGACGCCGGCCAAGGTCTTGTCGGCCTCGGCATAGAGGACGTGCAGGATCGCGCCGACCAGAAGCGCGTGCGACGTCTTCTCCCAGTGGTTCCGCTTTTCGAGCGAACCTTCCGGGTCGACCAGGATGTCGGCGATGTTCTGCACGTCACGGACTTCCCATTCGCCGCGGCGCACCTCGAGCAGAGGATTATAGGCTGCCGACTTGGCATTGGTCGGATCGAACAACAGCACGCGGCCGTGCCGGGCGCGATAGCCGGCGGTCAGCGTCCAGTTCTCGCCCTTGATGTCGTGAACGATCGCCGAGCCCGGCCAGGTCAGGAGCGAGGGCACGACCAGGCCCACGCCCTTGCCGGAACGTGTTGGCGCGAAACACAGGACATGCTCCGGACCGTCATGGCGAAGATATTCGCGCTCATGCTTGCCGAGCACGACGCCGTCAGGACCGAGGAGGCCGGCGGCCTTCACCTCTTCCGGCCGCGCCCAGCGGGCCGAGCCGTAGGTCTCCACGTTCTTCGCTTCGCGTGCCCGCCACACGGACATGCCAATGGCAACTGCGATGGAGATGAAGCCGCCCGACGCGGCGATATAGGCGCCCTCGATGAAGATCGGCGGGGCGTAGGCGTCGTAGAAATACCACCACCAGAAGAAGGCCGGCGGATAGTAGATCGGCCAGCCCGCCAGCTCGAACCAGGGCTGCCCGAGCTGTGGCTGGAAGCCGAGCCGGTAGGCCGTCCATTGTGTCGCGCCCCAGGTCGTCATCAGCACGATCAGGAAGACGGTGAGGATCTGGCCCCAGAGGATTTTCGTCGCCGACATGGCGGGCACTCCTTTCTTAGTTGGGCTACATGCCGAGGCCGCGATTGCGGCCGAAGCTCCAGTCGACGCCGCCGGGGCCGCGCGATACGCCTGAGACGTGCTGACCGAGCTGGCGTTCGAGGGACGGAGACCAGGGCACGAGCTGGAAGCCTAGGCCGTCGTCGATCATGGCGAAGCGGCCCGAGGCCAGCGTGAAGCGCTGCCGGTAAGTGCCCGCCACATACTCGCCCGTTCCGGCCTTCGTGAACGGGCGCCCGGTTTCGGCGGCAAGCTTCGCGCCCAGAGCTTCCACCTCACGCTGGCGCAACTGGTCGATCAGCCCCGGCGC
It includes:
- a CDS encoding type IV secretion system protein VirD4, which codes for MSATKILWGQILTVFLIVLMTTWGATQWTAYRLGFQPQLGQPWFELAGWPIYYPPAFFWWWYFYDAYAPPIFIEGAYIAASGGFISIAVAIGMSVWRAREAKNVETYGSARWARPEEVKAAGLLGPDGVVLGKHEREYLRHDGPEHVLCFAPTRSGKGVGLVVPSLLTWPGSAIVHDIKGENWTLTAGYRARHGRVLLFDPTNAKSAAYNPLLEVRRGEWEVRDVQNIADILVDPEGSLEKRNHWEKTSHALLVGAILHVLYAEADKTLAGVAAFLSDPKRPIESTLAAMMKTAHLGEAGPHPVIASAARELLNKSDNERSGVLSTAMSFLGLYRDPVVAEVTRRCDWRIADMVGGKHPTTLYLVVPPSDINRTKPLIRLILNQVGRRLTEDLQAKGNRYRLLLMLDEFPALGRLDFFESALAFMAGYGLKAFLIAQSLNQIEKAYGPNNSILDNCHVRVSFATNDERTAKRVSDALGTATEMKAMKNYAGHRLSPWLGHLMVSRSETARQLLTPGEIMQLPPSDEIVMVAGIPPIRAKKARYYEDRRFQERILTPPGLTKPASARADDWSTLALPERPVLDRPVAVDDVADDDPTDSERRHQPELSRTKTVERKPVIENEFEIDPRDDVDEDAARLSRMTQTMRQVARQASLDPGDGIEL